In the genome of Cellvibrio sp. KY-YJ-3, one region contains:
- the rnr gene encoding ribonuclease R has product MSKRKSPFKDPFAAREAEKYENPIPSREYILELLDTAAEPVTHEQMCAMLKLTGEDQIEALRRRLIAMARDGQLISNRRDAYVRLDKIDVVRGRVQGHRDGYGFVIPSEGGEDIYLHNRQMRKVFDGDEVLVRLSGEQYRGKEEGAIIEVLIRNTTQLAGRFFNEEGVQFVRPENPRITHDIMIPFGAYGGAKHGQIVVAEITQQPDKNRLPTGRVVQVLGDHMAPGMEIELAIQAHGIPSVWPEAVIAEAARLSHEVEEKDKLHRVDVRHLPFVTIDGEDARDFDDAVLCERRKGGWRLYVAIADVSHYVQVESALDVEARARGNSVYFPDYVVPMLPEALSNGLCSLNPNVDRLCMICEMNISTAGRITGYQFYEGVMHSHARLTYTKVGEILTGEGETRAALREEYKAVIPQLELLHKLYECLRAARDERGAIDFETTETRIQFNDERKIERIVPIKRNDAHKLIEECMLCANVCAATFIEKHNLVGLFRVHEGPTETKLANLRAYLSELGLGLAGGDKPTPGDYQQLLQMIQDRSDGHLIQTVMLRSLRQAMYQVENHGHFGLGYEAYTHFTSPIRRYPDLLVHRAIRSVIRSTEPTTHVRRVDTAKAIPKKFIYPYTAAEMLVFGEQCSRTERRADEATRDVVSWLKCEYLRDQVGAIYDGHVSAVTSFGLFVELNELYVEGLIHITSLPHDYYRFEPAQHRLMGERTRKVFGLGDSLVVRVVRVDLDNRKIDFELESEAAIRRPKSQVKPKVAKRDAKNAAKKSAANKQDVKQVVAKPAIATAVPEKAATKKPATKNTATKKTTAKKPAVKKPASVKPASTKPEGSKSGGAKAAVAKVTGKKLAATDVAAAKPAVKKSNSKVSVAKAESAGAAKKTAAPKTAAVKKVAAAVPAKKTTKAASEVSHGRKNAKATSKAAPATVQPSPSGATKGKAVARAAAPTAKKPVAKAKTTK; this is encoded by the coding sequence TTGAGCAAACGTAAATCCCCCTTCAAAGACCCTTTTGCCGCACGCGAAGCTGAGAAGTATGAAAACCCCATTCCCAGCCGCGAATACATTCTTGAGCTTCTGGATACCGCTGCCGAGCCAGTGACCCATGAGCAGATGTGCGCGATGCTTAAGCTGACCGGCGAAGACCAGATTGAAGCCTTGCGCCGTCGGTTGATTGCGATGGCGCGCGATGGTCAGCTGATCAGCAACCGCCGCGATGCCTATGTGCGGCTGGATAAAATTGATGTGGTGCGTGGACGGGTGCAGGGGCATCGCGATGGTTATGGCTTTGTGATCCCCTCTGAGGGCGGCGAAGACATTTATTTACACAATCGCCAGATGCGCAAAGTGTTTGATGGCGATGAGGTGCTGGTGCGCCTTTCGGGTGAGCAGTATCGCGGTAAAGAAGAGGGCGCGATTATTGAAGTGCTGATCCGCAATACCACTCAATTGGCGGGGCGCTTCTTTAATGAAGAGGGGGTGCAGTTTGTGCGCCCGGAAAACCCACGTATTACCCATGACATAATGATCCCGTTTGGCGCCTATGGCGGTGCTAAACACGGTCAGATTGTGGTGGCCGAAATTACCCAGCAGCCGGATAAAAACCGCCTGCCTACCGGCCGCGTAGTGCAAGTGCTGGGCGATCATATGGCGCCGGGCATGGAAATCGAGCTGGCGATTCAAGCTCATGGTATCCCCAGTGTGTGGCCGGAGGCGGTGATTGCCGAAGCGGCGCGTCTGTCCCATGAAGTGGAAGAAAAAGACAAATTGCACCGGGTGGATGTGCGCCATTTGCCCTTTGTGACTATCGATGGTGAAGATGCCCGCGATTTTGACGATGCCGTGTTGTGCGAGCGGCGCAAAGGTGGTTGGCGGTTATATGTGGCGATTGCCGATGTATCCCACTATGTGCAAGTGGAGAGTGCGCTGGATGTAGAGGCGCGTGCACGCGGCAACTCGGTGTATTTCCCCGATTACGTAGTGCCCATGTTGCCCGAGGCCTTATCCAATGGCCTGTGTTCGCTCAACCCGAATGTGGATCGCTTGTGCATGATCTGCGAGATGAATATCAGCACGGCGGGGCGTATTACCGGTTATCAATTTTATGAAGGGGTTATGCACTCCCATGCGCGCCTCACTTACACCAAAGTGGGCGAGATTCTCACCGGCGAAGGTGAAACCCGCGCGGCGCTGCGCGAAGAATATAAAGCGGTTATTCCGCAGCTCGAATTGTTGCATAAACTGTATGAGTGTTTGCGTGCAGCGCGCGATGAACGTGGTGCTATCGATTTTGAGACCACTGAAACACGCATCCAATTTAATGATGAGCGCAAAATTGAACGTATTGTTCCCATCAAACGCAACGACGCCCACAAGTTAATTGAAGAATGTATGTTGTGCGCCAATGTGTGTGCAGCTACCTTTATTGAAAAACATAATTTGGTGGGTTTGTTCCGCGTACATGAAGGCCCGACGGAAACCAAGCTCGCCAACCTGCGCGCTTATTTATCGGAGTTGGGTTTAGGTTTGGCCGGTGGCGATAAGCCCACACCGGGGGATTACCAACAATTGCTGCAAATGATTCAGGATCGCAGCGACGGCCATTTAATCCAAACAGTAATGCTGCGCAGTTTGCGTCAGGCGATGTATCAGGTAGAAAACCACGGCCACTTTGGTTTGGGTTACGAAGCTTATACCCACTTCACCTCGCCTATTCGTCGCTACCCGGATTTGTTAGTGCATCGCGCGATTCGCTCGGTAATTCGCAGCACCGAACCCACCACCCATGTACGTCGGGTGGACACCGCCAAAGCCATTCCGAAGAAATTTATTTACCCCTATACGGCTGCAGAAATGTTGGTATTCGGCGAACAGTGTTCACGCACTGAACGCCGCGCCGATGAGGCGACCCGCGATGTGGTGAGCTGGCTCAAATGTGAATACCTGCGCGATCAAGTTGGCGCCATTTATGATGGCCATGTAAGTGCAGTAACCAGCTTTGGTTTATTTGTTGAACTCAATGAATTGTATGTGGAAGGTTTGATTCATATCACCTCATTGCCACACGATTATTATCGTTTTGAACCGGCGCAACATCGCTTGATGGGTGAGCGCACGCGTAAAGTATTTGGTTTGGGTGATAGTTTGGTGGTGCGCGTAGTGCGCGTGGATTTGGACAACCGAAAAATTGATTTTGAGTTGGAGTCGGAGGCTGCCATTCGTCGCCCTAAATCCCAAGTCAAACCTAAAGTCGCTAAACGCGATGCAAAAAATGCGGCTAAAAAATCCGCTGCCAATAAGCAAGATGTTAAACAGGTTGTGGCCAAACCGGCTATCGCAACAGCTGTGCCGGAAAAAGCCGCGACGAAAAAACCAGCTACAAAAAACACTGCCACAAAAAAGACCACTGCAAAAAAACCAGCAGTTAAAAAGCCGGCGTCAGTTAAGCCTGCAAGCACCAAGCCTGAGGGCAGCAAATCTGGTGGCGCTAAGGCGGCAGTGGCTAAAGTGACCGGCAAAAAATTAGCTGCAACTGATGTTGCAGCAGCGAAACCCGCGGTAAAAAAATCCAATAGTAAGGTCTCTGTGGCTAAAGCGGAGAGTGCCGGTGCTGCCAAGAAAACTGCAGCACCGAAAACCGCAGCTGTTAAAAAGGTAGCTGCTGCAG